From Cotesia glomerata isolate CgM1 linkage group LG2, MPM_Cglom_v2.3, whole genome shotgun sequence, a single genomic window includes:
- the LOC123258730 gene encoding tropomyosin-2-like: MEAIKKKIAALKQEMDAANEKVEANETKAKQEDFRADLLFDEARSLAQKLITIERDYEVAKVNLETTTAALETCEKAYTKAEQDRTVLTKRVQEIEVSLTKKEELRLLAAAKLVRATELADDAQRMCNVLEDRNRIVQEHMAKLTEELKDARLIAEDADAKSEEIAEKLSLVEEELENAEERVKNSEAKIIEREDELFIVQNIFKSLEVSEKKANQRVADSKIQVKELKAALKAAEKRAIQAEKTVRALQKEVDRKEDELREEKEKCKAIIDDMDLTFAEMTGY, encoded by the exons ATGGAGGCCATAAAGAAAAAGATTGCAGCATTAAAGCAAGAGATGGATGCTGCGAATGAAAAAGTTGAAGCCAATGAAACCAAAGCtaaacaagaagattttcgcgcagatttattatttgatgaaGCCAGATCTCTTGCACAAAAGCTTATAACAATTGAACGTGATTATGAAGTTGCTAAAGTTAATCTTGAAACAACAACAGCAGCTTTAGAAACTTGTGAAAAAGCATATACTAAG GCTGAACAAGATCGAACCGTTTTAACAAAAAGAGTTCAAGAAATTGAGGTAAGTCTTACGAAGAAGGAAGAATTACGTCTTCTGGCAGCAGCAAAATTAGTACGTGCTACTGAACTTGCCGATGATGCTCAGAG AATGTGTAATGTATTGGAAGATCGAAATCGAATAGTTCAAGAACATATGGCAAAACTTACTGAAGAACTGAAAGATGCAAGATTAATTGCTGAAGACGCCGACGCAAAATCTGAAGAAATTGCTGAAAAGCTGTCACTTGTTGAAGAAGAACTTGAAAATGCTGAAGAAAGAGTGAAAAACAGCGAAGC aaaaattattgaacgagAGGATGAATTATTCATtgttcaaaatatatttaaatcttTAGAAGTATcagaaaaaaag GCTAATCAACGAGTAGCTGATTCTAAAATCCAAGTAAAAGAATTAAAAGCCGCCCTTAAAGCCGCTGAAAAGCGTGCTATCCAAGCTGAAAAAACTGTAAGAGCATTGCAGAAAGAAGTTGATCGAAAAGaag ATGAACTaagagaagaaaaagaaaagtGCAAAGCTATAATTGATGATATGGATTTAACGTTTGCTGAAATGACAGGATATTAA